From one Candidatus Amarolinea dominans genomic stretch:
- a CDS encoding AAA family ATPase, with the protein MIEQLEIRNFRGIGTGKLERLRQFNLFVGPNNAGKSAVLETIYLAATANRPGSLVVSADGRSESYPITLPAKDMLNQRPSGHLAQRHKLGNGVNGSNRFNQEIVQVTVADEQLPIRTFDLAADTNPLAESEAQHINLFRLSTNTEQAMRLTELAGQLTGHPAETWTADQQLVICWQRELTYFYKGSASWWVTGELPPANHVLYYDMLSVQEHIPAAFYEEMLATVPGWTQKIAQRFGRIFDLSTPFTVQFLPIKQEVQAIQGWIAPEESTAVPIDAWGDGARAAFKLLTPLIALAHLATPTAPGLLLWEEPEMFQNPQTLGKLLRAVADIVRGKPIQIFMVSHSLEVIAHLTQMLQEEALSPDETIAFLLNLQQGQLQSTWFESANLLAWLETGLDPRVWGEFVPPVQFRLSAEAEE; encoded by the coding sequence ATGATAGAGCAACTAGAGATTCGCAATTTTCGAGGCATTGGCACAGGCAAACTGGAGCGCTTACGCCAGTTCAATCTGTTTGTGGGGCCGAACAATGCGGGTAAGTCGGCAGTGTTGGAGACTATCTATTTGGCTGCGACCGCCAACCGCCCTGGCAGTCTGGTGGTGTCCGCTGACGGTCGCTCCGAAAGCTACCCCATCACTTTACCGGCCAAAGATATGCTCAACCAGCGTCCATCCGGCCACCTGGCCCAAAGGCATAAACTTGGGAACGGCGTCAACGGAAGCAACCGTTTCAACCAGGAAATTGTGCAAGTGACTGTCGCCGATGAGCAGTTGCCCATCCGCACCTTTGATTTGGCTGCCGATACTAACCCGTTGGCTGAGAGCGAGGCCCAGCACATCAATCTGTTTCGCCTGTCAACCAACACGGAGCAGGCCATGCGCTTGACCGAACTGGCCGGCCAGCTAACAGGCCATCCCGCAGAAACGTGGACAGCAGATCAACAACTTGTTATTTGCTGGCAGCGCGAACTGACCTATTTTTACAAGGGGAGCGCCAGTTGGTGGGTGACAGGCGAGCTTCCCCCAGCCAATCACGTGCTTTATTACGATATGCTCAGCGTACAGGAACATATCCCGGCAGCGTTTTACGAAGAAATGTTGGCGACTGTACCCGGTTGGACACAAAAAATAGCCCAACGCTTCGGCCGTATTTTTGATTTATCCACCCCCTTTACTGTGCAATTCTTGCCGATCAAGCAGGAAGTGCAGGCCATTCAAGGCTGGATTGCGCCCGAAGAGAGTACGGCCGTGCCCATCGACGCCTGGGGCGATGGGGCCCGCGCCGCCTTCAAACTCCTCACGCCGCTGATTGCCCTTGCGCATCTCGCCACACCCACTGCGCCGGGTCTGTTACTCTGGGAAGAACCGGAAATGTTCCAGAACCCGCAAACACTCGGCAAACTGCTGCGCGCAGTAGCCGACATTGTGCGCGGAAAACCGATCCAGATCTTTATGGTCTCCCACAGTTTGGAAGTGATTGCGCACCTGACCCAGATGTTACAGGAAGAAGCCTTATCACCTGATGAGACCATTGCCTTCTTGCTCAACTTGCAGCAAGGCCAGCTGCAATCCACCTGGTTTGAATCCGCCAATTTGCTCGCCTGGCTGGAAACTGGCCTGGACCCGCGGGTATGGGGTGAGTTTGTGCCGCCTGTGCAGTTCCGTTTGTCAGCGGAGGCAGAAGAATGA
- a CDS encoding CRISPR-associated protein Csx11, producing MMAANKTIRERKSVPPLAFERAVGTSLTSNLWGLPWGSLAGYTTTYRQQLLANVDNLFTIVGADTRRPINEINLWDWGLLVGALYKSSVAAVLLGHQPANRDLRWQLLGIRTDALAYLTNVSRLPDLAARQNTLQVAINDVQILLEETYPLATEVYRDENGSLYVVPDVPNLLALQGGGGQPLLTHIEHQFATDGEIVPQVTLDPTAWWGQDPDRQGNDQIPPAGAILSAPMTLQSDASIISETWRSETQQVCPICGLRPCVNKQLDYCQICGDRRKGRVVEWLQDQSKTIWLDEVADSNGRIALIIGTFDLTHWLDGILVQTMLVQGPTAGIPAVTKTPSFARLRRVWRTTQTFWQHNQDHINRTLSDNRRRLLIRLADTSGLTTNQTYELDLRGQTRMRVLWDGSHLISIDNLSYTAIQLGVKGENRKTPEDAALAVGTWLETNKEENFQLISDDEKNKQLGIKIADVDYQDAAYAATIPILAQPRTFMTLVPADKALAVVETIHTKYEREMGKVRNRLPLHLGIVYFQRRTPLRSALDAGRRMLKYKSGMMDDEVWTVKRDAQTGPLPDEKADLAQGTQHFNQTVTVELEQNGRSLTWYVPAVMGDGVTPDNWYPYVFIQSGFSNPQQRLRTFKGLRPTGDNKTKECWLIHAGELKEGDQVYFTPATLDFQWLESAAQRFEIAYDEDGKRRDSFTLPYRLDQLDEINAAWGMLHKLSKSQLYALRDAVEEKRAAWFSDSPAQSLTDETFQRFCRDVVLTTKWPTSLLTAKTKEGKKRLPKDKADQLTAWAINGLLTDTIELHVSIMKEDLQTEEQPNE from the coding sequence ATGATGGCAGCAAACAAAACTATCCGGGAACGCAAATCAGTACCGCCTTTGGCTTTTGAAAGGGCCGTTGGAACTTCTCTGACAAGCAACTTGTGGGGCTTGCCTTGGGGGAGTTTAGCCGGCTACACGACAACTTATCGCCAACAACTGTTGGCTAACGTGGACAATCTATTCACGATCGTAGGCGCCGATACCCGCCGCCCAATAAATGAAATTAACCTGTGGGACTGGGGTTTGCTGGTAGGCGCATTGTATAAAAGCAGCGTCGCCGCTGTTTTGCTTGGACACCAACCGGCCAATCGAGACTTGCGTTGGCAATTGCTTGGCATCCGCACCGATGCCCTGGCTTATCTGACCAACGTTTCCCGCCTGCCAGATCTCGCTGCGCGGCAAAACACGCTCCAAGTCGCCATCAACGATGTGCAAATCCTTCTCGAAGAAACATATCCTTTGGCAACCGAAGTGTACCGGGACGAGAACGGTTCTCTTTATGTTGTGCCAGACGTGCCTAACTTGCTTGCTTTGCAAGGTGGCGGCGGTCAACCATTGCTGACTCATATCGAGCATCAGTTTGCTACCGACGGAGAAATTGTTCCGCAGGTGACGCTCGATCCCACTGCCTGGTGGGGACAAGACCCTGATCGACAGGGCAACGATCAAATTCCACCGGCTGGGGCTATCTTGTCAGCGCCGATGACATTGCAAAGTGATGCCAGCATCATCAGTGAGACTTGGCGAAGCGAAACACAGCAAGTCTGCCCCATCTGCGGGCTGCGTCCCTGCGTCAACAAACAATTGGATTATTGCCAGATCTGTGGTGATCGGCGCAAGGGTCGGGTGGTTGAATGGCTACAAGACCAAAGCAAAACGATCTGGCTGGATGAAGTAGCGGACAGCAACGGCCGCATTGCCCTCATCATCGGCACATTTGACCTGACCCATTGGCTGGATGGAATTCTGGTGCAAACGATGCTGGTACAAGGACCTACTGCCGGCATTCCGGCTGTGACCAAGACGCCGTCCTTTGCCCGCCTGCGCCGCGTCTGGCGCACCACCCAAACCTTCTGGCAACACAATCAGGATCACATCAACCGAACTCTTTCCGACAATCGCCGGCGCCTGCTGATCCGCTTGGCGGATACGTCCGGCTTGACCACGAACCAAACTTACGAGTTGGATCTACGCGGCCAGACACGTATGCGCGTTCTTTGGGATGGGTCCCATCTGATCAGTATTGACAACCTTTCCTACACGGCCATTCAACTCGGTGTCAAAGGGGAGAACCGCAAGACGCCCGAGGATGCCGCCCTTGCCGTAGGAACCTGGTTGGAAACCAATAAGGAAGAGAACTTCCAACTCATCTCTGACGACGAGAAGAACAAACAACTCGGCATCAAAATCGCCGACGTTGATTATCAGGACGCGGCCTACGCTGCCACCATCCCCATCCTGGCCCAACCCCGCACCTTTATGACTCTCGTCCCCGCTGACAAAGCGTTAGCCGTGGTCGAAACCATCCACACCAAATACGAACGAGAGATGGGCAAGGTGCGCAACCGCCTGCCCCTGCATTTGGGCATCGTCTACTTCCAGCGCCGCACCCCGCTGCGGAGCGCGCTGGATGCAGGACGGCGCATGTTGAAGTACAAGTCAGGAATGATGGACGATGAAGTGTGGACAGTGAAGCGCGATGCCCAGACAGGGCCGCTGCCTGACGAAAAAGCAGATCTGGCTCAAGGCACACAGCACTTCAACCAAACGGTCACAGTGGAACTGGAGCAGAACGGACGTTCCCTCACCTGGTACGTCCCTGCCGTCATGGGCGATGGCGTCACCCCCGACAACTGGTATCCCTACGTCTTCATCCAGAGTGGTTTCAGCAACCCCCAGCAACGGCTGCGCACTTTCAAAGGATTGCGCCCAACCGGAGACAACAAGACCAAGGAATGTTGGCTCATCCACGCCGGCGAACTCAAAGAGGGCGATCAGGTCTACTTCACCCCGGCCACCCTCGATTTCCAGTGGTTGGAGAGCGCCGCCCAACGCTTCGAGATTGCCTATGATGAAGACGGCAAACGGCGCGACAGCTTCACCCTCCCGTATCGGCTCGACCAGCTCGACGAGATCAATGCCGCCTGGGGCATGCTGCACAAGCTCAGCAAGAGCCAGCTCTACGCCCTGCGCGATGCCGTCGAAGAAAAACGGGCGGCCTGGTTCAGTGATTCGCCCGCCCAATCCCTCACAGATGAGACCTTCCAACGTTTCTGTCGCGACGTGGTTTTGACCACAAAATGGCCCACGAGCCTGCTCACGGCAAAGACCAAAGAGGGCAAGAAGAGGCTCCCCAAAGACAAGGCCGATCAACTCACCGCCTGGGCGATCAACGGCTTGCTCACCGACACCATCGAACTCCACGTCAGCATCATGAAAGAAGACCTACAAACGGAGGAACAACCCAATGAGTAA
- the cmr4 gene encoding type III-B CRISPR module RAMP protein Cmr4: MSNYQPERYLLMTLDPLHVGAGGNRLGRVDLSIVREPGTKLPKIPGTALHGAIRQYAATRYEKISCAGSGQGKSVHCKDPQCPICYTFGYLKGQDGGQSGHVSIGDGRLLLFPVYSLAGPVWVTCPSVLAEFGITASVADNKVKGTAGKEHLNLGWLMLEKEDGTFDLPAKVPDSIKPSAVLVSDKLFSQIVNSNLEVRTSVSIDPETGAAADKALFTYEAIPRAAILWLDVVEDDFSGAFPASHEKAKELSHTRPLDVVTAGLKLAEMLGIGGMGTRGFGRVRTEAHWEV, encoded by the coding sequence ATGAGTAACTATCAGCCAGAACGTTACCTGCTGATGACCCTGGACCCGCTGCACGTAGGCGCCGGCGGCAACCGCCTGGGCCGCGTCGACCTGAGCATCGTGCGCGAGCCAGGCACGAAGTTGCCAAAGATACCCGGCACAGCTCTGCACGGCGCCATCCGCCAATACGCGGCCACCCGCTATGAAAAGATCTCCTGTGCGGGCAGCGGACAGGGCAAGAGTGTACACTGCAAAGACCCCCAATGCCCCATCTGCTATACCTTTGGTTATCTCAAGGGTCAGGATGGCGGGCAAAGCGGCCACGTCAGCATCGGCGACGGCCGCCTGCTGCTATTCCCCGTCTACTCCCTGGCCGGGCCGGTCTGGGTCACCTGCCCCAGCGTTCTGGCCGAGTTCGGAATCACCGCCAGCGTGGCCGATAACAAAGTCAAGGGAACTGCGGGCAAGGAACACCTCAACCTGGGCTGGCTGATGCTGGAAAAAGAGGACGGCACGTTTGATTTGCCAGCTAAAGTTCCAGACAGCATCAAGCCAAGCGCAGTCCTCGTTTCGGACAAGCTTTTCAGCCAGATCGTCAATAGCAATCTGGAGGTGCGTACATCCGTCAGCATCGACCCTGAAACCGGCGCGGCTGCGGACAAGGCTCTCTTCACCTACGAAGCCATCCCCCGGGCTGCCATCCTCTGGCTGGATGTGGTGGAGGATGACTTCAGCGGCGCATTTCCCGCAAGTCATGAAAAGGCGAAAGAACTAAGCCACACGCGTCCACTGGATGTCGTCACCGCAGGGTTGAAACTGGCCGAAATGCTCGGCATCGGCGGCATGGGCACCCGGGGCTTTGGTCGGGTGCGCACAGAAGCCCACTGGGAGGTATAG
- a CDS encoding CRISPR-associated protein — protein MSWAKYDLVFRLQGPLHIGWRKVSNLQQTRGYVPGKNLWAALTARLTREAGDGAKGKAYQDNGKALQTHFRFTYLYPAVPKDSNRVVESQADVAVHYPWEDDFDYLFLDSYTSTALNYPSQSAEDGLLHETEFIAPHTRNGHPVYLSGSLYVKHVQTALPPVLENWPSALHKLQFGGERGYGWGRVQMVNGLPLQPIAEVDQPMGETITVNERGQERSCITAHLLANNATGVSGPVEPLIGWERNNGDDRDKNWRLSSVSICYAPGSVARADLPFKIGANGIWEAAAP, from the coding sequence ATGAGCTGGGCAAAGTACGACCTCGTCTTTCGCCTGCAAGGCCCCCTGCACATCGGCTGGCGCAAGGTGAGCAACTTGCAGCAGACCCGGGGCTATGTGCCGGGCAAAAACCTGTGGGCGGCCCTCACCGCCCGCCTCACCCGGGAAGCAGGGGACGGGGCAAAGGGCAAAGCGTATCAAGACAATGGGAAAGCGCTACAAACCCATTTTCGCTTTACCTATCTCTATCCCGCTGTGCCCAAGGATTCCAATAGAGTCGTGGAAAGCCAGGCTGACGTGGCCGTTCACTACCCCTGGGAAGACGACTTCGACTACCTCTTCCTGGACAGCTACACCAGTACGGCTCTGAACTATCCCAGCCAATCGGCCGAGGATGGCCTGCTCCACGAGACCGAGTTTATCGCCCCCCACACGCGGAACGGCCATCCCGTGTACCTCAGCGGCTCTTTGTATGTGAAGCATGTGCAAACTGCACTGCCCCCTGTTTTGGAAAACTGGCCAAGCGCCCTCCACAAACTCCAATTTGGCGGCGAACGGGGCTACGGCTGGGGACGGGTGCAGATGGTAAACGGTTTGCCCCTACAGCCTATCGCTGAGGTCGACCAACCGATGGGGGAGACGATAACAGTGAATGAAAGAGGGCAAGAAAGATCCTGTATCACCGCCCATCTGCTCGCCAACAACGCAACCGGCGTCAGCGGTCCCGTGGAACCCCTCATCGGCTGGGAGCGCAACAATGGCGATGACAGGGACAAGAACTGGCGGCTTTCATCAGTCAGTATATGCTATGCGCCAGGCAGCGTCGCCCGGGCTGACTTGCCGTTCAAGATTGGTGCCAACGGCATCTGGGAGGCTGCAGCGCCGTGA
- the cas3 gene encoding type I-D CRISPR-associated helicase Cas3': protein MRRQPIILVVNPDIFYYALYFRYGAHDRRNVFERFLTAFDYIVVDEFHYYDAKQLANFLFAFALFDQFGYFAARERKVCLLSATPAQTVVTYLNRIFDQRWTRIGPDNEPPETAKLETMPALTALTLEIVAGELREWVASGAAQVGDWLRQGQDGAIISSSLAAINDVYARLRRTVDNADMGRITGPEPDAERTRATARRLILATPTVDIGYNFVKLDKQRQHIDFLVCDARYGDELLQRIGRAGRVLGQSETTVPAQAVAVLLPEAAAALAAHDGETLTRSEFAAVVGACDQLPPKHSLTGYIRCHAITECFWPIYQVGKMLPPDLQNEVDDLYERVRAVFAPGSRRTAGGLKGFFSKLEKREVWLYATRSGSLPHDRDTAHHVADWLAWLEPETGRYDPAALQPHLNELLADRSQQQGLRAFVQSQVEITRALFAFRDSFQGPTAVLYDPAHLFSSQTVNSYDLFHLLRNYKLSASLSREQFLRLTGKTDGSTELVEVLTGDFYVRLLEPRSPRLVLDLVVETEEEHKDFERRWCGAPVARQGVRLQAREPGGDLLAGALERSVVEALTERFLPMLIVPPDSVGAMIGRLRDTNLWSQRLTVRFPDGTADEGYRALLGVAAFHAHAELQGYFMFKERLKPDAIIL from the coding sequence GTGCGCCGCCAGCCGATCATCCTGGTGGTCAACCCCGATATCTTCTACTACGCGCTCTACTTCCGCTATGGCGCACACGACCGGCGCAACGTCTTCGAGCGCTTCCTGACGGCCTTCGATTACATCGTGGTGGATGAGTTCCACTACTACGACGCCAAGCAGCTAGCCAACTTCCTCTTTGCCTTTGCCCTGTTCGACCAGTTCGGCTACTTTGCAGCCCGTGAGCGCAAGGTCTGTCTGCTCTCAGCCACGCCGGCCCAGACCGTGGTAACCTACCTGAACCGCATCTTCGACCAACGCTGGACGCGCATCGGGCCGGACAACGAGCCGCCTGAGACCGCAAAGCTTGAGACCATGCCTGCTCTAACGGCGTTGACGCTTGAGATTGTAGCCGGTGAACTGCGGGAATGGGTGGCGTCGGGCGCGGCACAGGTCGGAGATTGGCTGCGTCAGGGACAGGATGGCGCCATCATCAGCAGTTCACTGGCTGCCATCAATGACGTGTATGCCCGACTGCGGCGCACGGTGGACAACGCCGACATGGGACGCATCACCGGGCCGGAGCCGGACGCGGAACGGACGCGTGCGACCGCGCGCCGTCTGATCCTGGCCACGCCCACGGTGGACATCGGCTACAACTTCGTCAAACTGGACAAGCAACGCCAGCACATTGACTTCTTGGTCTGCGACGCGCGCTACGGCGACGAGTTGTTGCAGCGCATCGGCCGGGCCGGTCGGGTGCTGGGCCAGTCGGAGACGACCGTGCCTGCCCAAGCCGTGGCCGTGCTGCTGCCCGAGGCGGCGGCCGCGCTGGCGGCCCATGACGGTGAGACGCTCACTCGCAGCGAGTTCGCCGCCGTCGTTGGCGCCTGCGACCAGCTCCCGCCCAAACACAGCCTCACCGGCTACATCCGCTGCCATGCCATCACCGAGTGTTTCTGGCCCATCTATCAGGTCGGCAAGATGCTGCCGCCCGATTTGCAAAACGAAGTGGACGATCTCTACGAGCGGGTGCGTGCGGTCTTTGCACCCGGCAGCCGGCGTACGGCCGGCGGCCTCAAGGGCTTCTTCAGCAAGCTGGAGAAGCGAGAAGTCTGGCTATACGCCACCCGCAGCGGATCGCTCCCTCACGACCGCGACACTGCCCATCACGTAGCCGACTGGTTGGCGTGGCTGGAGCCTGAGACAGGACGCTACGACCCGGCGGCCTTGCAGCCACACCTGAATGAACTGCTGGCCGACCGGTCGCAACAGCAAGGGCTGCGGGCCTTTGTGCAGAGTCAGGTGGAGATCACCCGCGCGCTCTTTGCCTTTCGCGATTCCTTTCAGGGGCCAACCGCTGTGCTCTATGACCCGGCGCATTTGTTCTCCAGCCAGACGGTCAACAGCTACGACCTGTTTCACCTGCTGCGCAATTACAAGCTCTCGGCGTCCCTGAGCCGCGAGCAGTTTCTGCGGCTGACCGGCAAGACCGATGGCTCGACTGAGCTTGTCGAAGTCCTGACCGGCGACTTCTATGTGCGGCTGCTGGAGCCGCGCAGCCCACGGCTGGTCTTGGACCTGGTGGTCGAGACCGAGGAAGAGCACAAAGACTTCGAGCGCCGCTGGTGCGGCGCGCCGGTGGCGCGGCAGGGCGTTCGCTTGCAGGCGCGCGAGCCGGGCGGCGACCTGCTGGCCGGCGCGCTGGAGCGGTCGGTGGTGGAGGCGCTGACCGAGCGCTTCCTGCCGATGCTGATCGTACCGCCTGACAGCGTGGGCGCCATGATCGGCCGGCTGCGTGATACAAACCTGTGGTCGCAGCGGCTGACCGTGCGCTTTCCCGATGGCACGGCCGATGAGGGCTATCGGGCCTTGCTGGGCGTGGCCGCTTTCCACGCGCACGCGGAGCTGCAAGGATATTTCATGTTCAAGGAGCGGTTGAAACCGGACGCGATTATCTTGTGA
- the cas4 gene encoding CRISPR-associated protein Cas4 yields the protein MELPDYLPISFLNQLEYCERRFWYMFVEGEMEQNAYVLEGTLQHERAHTAGHETADDRTIQRRVYIYSDRLKLACFTDLLEERDGVLVPVEYKHGKLGKWLNDHVQLCAQALCLEERTGRSIPAGEIFYFGGRHRLRVELTPELRARTEAAVWRAFALLAAGVRPPPTSVKARCHDCSLQPICLPDEVAMLQSVPRAGSRGAAKSADKPGDSGRDQKRGER from the coding sequence ATGGAGCTACCTGATTATCTACCCATTAGCTTTCTGAACCAACTCGAATACTGCGAGCGGCGCTTCTGGTACATGTTCGTGGAAGGCGAGATGGAACAGAACGCGTACGTGCTTGAGGGCACGCTGCAGCATGAGCGGGCACACACTGCCGGCCATGAAACGGCCGACGACCGCACTATCCAGCGCCGCGTCTATATCTACAGCGATCGTCTGAAACTGGCCTGCTTCACCGACCTGCTCGAAGAGCGTGATGGTGTGCTGGTGCCGGTCGAGTACAAACACGGCAAGTTGGGCAAATGGCTCAATGATCACGTGCAATTGTGCGCCCAGGCGTTGTGCCTGGAGGAACGCACCGGACGCTCTATTCCAGCTGGCGAAATTTTCTATTTTGGCGGTCGCCACCGCCTACGGGTCGAGTTGACGCCCGAGCTACGTGCTCGCACGGAGGCCGCGGTCTGGCGGGCTTTTGCACTGCTGGCCGCCGGCGTTCGACCGCCCCCCACGTCGGTCAAGGCTCGCTGCCACGACTGCAGCCTGCAGCCGATCTGCCTGCCCGATGAAGTGGCCATGTTGCAGAGTGTGCCGCGAGCGGGATCCCGCGGCGCAGCGAAATCAGCAGACAAACCAGGGGATTCCGGCCGTGACCAGAAACGAGGTGAGAGATGA